The following are from one region of the Petrotoga mobilis SJ95 genome:
- a CDS encoding ABC-2 transporter permease produces the protein MVNFLNKLEVYFQKEFTEKSGRIFIFSLIFLFFITFDIPFLTLFFIFLFLTNMIGHDLRNGKFSLIISLPYSYREVFFSSYVLSLLLIVIPSSIGLAFFNFGSLYLSMALLKILSVIILATAYFAIIIISVTLGGDTFGIPFLILIVDGILGAIGSSYAVNPYKYISPSHQGNVWASLIFSVFLLLLSLYLFEKRGVQK, from the coding sequence ATGGTCAATTTTCTGAATAAGTTGGAAGTTTACTTTCAAAAGGAGTTTACTGAAAAGAGTGGAAGAATATTTATATTCTCTTTGATCTTTTTATTTTTCATAACCTTTGATATACCGTTTTTAACGTTATTTTTTATATTCCTTTTCCTTACTAACATGATCGGACATGATTTAAGAAACGGAAAGTTCTCCCTTATAATATCCCTTCCTTATTCATACAGAGAGGTATTTTTCTCATCTTATGTACTTTCCCTGCTCTTGATAGTTATACCGAGTTCTATTGGGCTAGCCTTTTTTAACTTTGGAAGTTTGTACTTGTCAATGGCACTGTTAAAGATTTTGAGTGTCATAATATTAGCAACCGCTTATTTTGCTATTATTATAATCTCTGTTACATTAGGTGGAGATACATTTGGGATACCATTTTTGATATTGATTGTTGATGGAATCCTTGGGGCAATTGGTTCCAGTTATGCTGTAAATCCCTATAAATATATTAGTCCATCACATCAAGGGAATGTTTGGGCAAGTTTGATATTTTCTGTGTTTCTTTTACTCTTATCTTTATATCTGTTTGAAAAAAGAGGTGTACAAAAATGA
- a CDS encoding GntR family transcriptional regulator — protein sequence MLYEVDKHSGIPSYLQIMNQIKKEIIMGNLKEGDQLPPVRELSTIFKVNINTILKALDKLETSGYIEAQHGIGFFVSTNIDLKKGIVDEIRNCVEKLKKEDIDLETIKLILEEVWKDGQFSE from the coding sequence ATGCTGTATGAAGTAGATAAACACAGTGGGATACCATCTTATTTACAAATAATGAATCAGATAAAAAAGGAAATAATTATGGGAAATCTAAAAGAAGGTGATCAATTACCACCTGTTAGGGAATTGAGTACAATTTTCAAAGTCAACATCAACACGATTTTAAAAGCTTTAGATAAGTTAGAAACATCAGGATACATAGAAGCCCAACATGGAATAGGTTTTTTTGTTTCAACGAATATAGACTTGAAAAAAGGCATTGTTGATGAGATTAGAAATTGTGTAGAAAAATTAAAAAAGGAAGACATAGACTTAGAAACTATAAAATTAATTTTGGAGGAGGTTTGGAAGGATGGTCAATTTTCTGAATAA
- a CDS encoding dihydroorotate dehydrogenase, with translation MIDTKVNIAGVEFKNPVIAASGTFGFGREFLEYFPISKLGGLATKGLTLREREGNKGVRIHETIGGIMNSIGLQNPGIDAFIEEELPFLNSQDTVIIANVSGNTIDEYVISVEKLNQTDIDMIELNISCPNVKEGGISFGTKAEIASNVVTQVRKVCQKPLIVKLSPSAENIVEMAESCVEAGADALSLVNTFPALAIDISKKKAIFDNITAGLSGPCIKPIALRMVYEVSKAVDVPIIGIGGIMDYRDAIEYIMAGAWAVQVGTANFINPNACAEIIEGIEEYLQKEGISTLEEIRGII, from the coding sequence ATGATTGATACCAAAGTGAACATAGCTGGAGTAGAGTTTAAAAATCCTGTAATAGCTGCTTCTGGGACTTTTGGTTTTGGTAGGGAGTTTTTAGAATACTTCCCCATCTCCAAATTAGGTGGATTAGCCACCAAAGGGCTAACTTTAAGGGAAAGAGAAGGAAATAAAGGTGTACGGATTCATGAAACCATAGGTGGCATAATGAACAGTATTGGTTTACAAAATCCCGGTATAGACGCGTTTATTGAAGAAGAGCTTCCTTTCTTAAACAGCCAAGATACGGTGATAATTGCCAATGTAAGTGGAAATACGATCGATGAATACGTTATTTCTGTTGAAAAGCTAAACCAAACCGATATTGATATGATAGAGCTGAATATTTCCTGCCCCAACGTTAAAGAAGGAGGCATTTCTTTCGGTACAAAGGCAGAAATAGCTAGCAACGTTGTAACACAAGTTAGAAAAGTTTGCCAAAAGCCCCTAATAGTAAAATTATCTCCAAGTGCTGAAAATATCGTTGAAATGGCTGAAAGTTGCGTTGAAGCAGGAGCAGACGCACTATCACTTGTAAACACTTTTCCTGCCTTAGCGATAGATATAAGCAAGAAAAAAGCCATTTTTGATAATATAACTGCGGGTCTATCAGGGCCTTGTATAAAACCTATTGCTTTAAGAATGGTGTATGAAGTTTCAAAAGCTGTTGATGTTCCTATTATAGGTATTGGGGGAATTATGGATTATAGAGATGCGATTGAGTATATAATGGCAGGTGCGTGGGCTGTGCAAGTAGGCACTGCTAATTTTATAAATCCCAATGCTTGTGCTGAAATAATTGAAGGTATAGAAGAATATTTACAAAAAGAAGGGATTTCAACTTTAGAGGAAATAAGAGGGATCATTTAG
- a CDS encoding ABC transporter ATP-binding protein — translation MIVEVKDLVKSFNSKPILNKINFNVNEGEIFSLIGPNGAGKTTTLRCLYGELKPNNGEIKLFSEKITPKIKAKVSVMTEDRLTFSNFKGSDYLKIWSMLYPNFNEETFSNFVLHYNLDINQKVERYSMGMKTLFYLALTISSNADLLLLDEPTQNLDPVIRSEALKILRNYANETNKTIIISSHEIYELEEISSSFAIIKEGKILYTDDMDSAKEKHRMIRKGEPIPSGEVVANFEEEVLVKTEEEIGRFATFNEIVLGYLRSIQTFTPFEIKK, via the coding sequence ATGATAGTAGAAGTGAAAGACTTAGTTAAAAGTTTCAATTCAAAACCGATATTGAACAAGATCAATTTTAACGTAAATGAGGGTGAAATCTTTTCTCTAATAGGTCCCAATGGTGCAGGTAAAACAACAACTTTGAGATGTCTATACGGGGAGTTGAAACCAAACAATGGTGAGATAAAGCTTTTTTCTGAAAAAATAACCCCTAAGATAAAAGCAAAAGTTTCGGTGATGACAGAAGATAGATTGACATTTTCTAATTTTAAAGGAAGTGATTACCTAAAAATTTGGAGTATGTTGTATCCTAACTTCAACGAGGAAACATTTTCTAATTTTGTTTTACATTACAACCTCGACATAAACCAAAAAGTGGAAAGATATTCCATGGGCATGAAAACATTGTTTTATTTGGCATTGACCATATCCAGTAATGCCGATCTTTTGCTCTTAGACGAACCGACTCAGAACCTTGATCCCGTTATAAGGTCGGAGGCTTTAAAAATTTTAAGAAATTATGCAAATGAAACGAACAAGACGATAATCATATCTTCTCACGAAATATACGAACTCGAGGAAATATCCTCATCTTTTGCGATTATAAAAGAAGGTAAAATATTATATACAGACGATATGGATTCTGCTAAAGAAAAGCACAGGATGATAAGAAAAGGTGAACCCATTCCAAGTGGTGAAGTTGTTGCTAACTTTGAAGAAGAGGTATTGGTAAAAACTGAAGAAGAGATTGGAAGATTTGCGACATTTAACGAAATTGTTCTGGGATATTTAAGGAGTATCCAGACTTTCACCCCTTTTGAAATTAAAAAATAA
- the pyrF gene encoding orotidine-5'-phosphate decarboxylase — protein sequence MIIDRLFNEVEKKGNVCVGLDTHLDYIPVNLKEKYQDIDEILFEFNKEIIDKTYDLVPVYKLQIAYYEAYGIKGLLGYKKTIEYLRSIKKITIGDIKRGDISSTAQMYAKAHFEGEFEVDFVTLNPYLGFDSLTPYLKYIESGEKGVFVLLRTSNPGAKDIQYLKVSPKDEYLYYIVGDKLNEIGVKYRGSCGYSSIGAVVGGTHIEEAKEIRNRYKNMFFLIPGYGHQGATGKDVSLYLNKGNGGVINSSRGIITAYKNYKDGDQRFADYARKAVLDMREDIQSERGV from the coding sequence TTGATAATAGATAGATTATTCAACGAGGTTGAAAAAAAGGGGAATGTTTGTGTAGGATTGGATACCCATTTGGATTATATACCGGTTAACTTAAAAGAAAAGTATCAAGATATTGATGAAATTTTGTTTGAATTCAACAAAGAGATAATAGACAAAACATATGATTTGGTACCCGTCTATAAATTACAAATAGCATATTATGAAGCATATGGCATAAAAGGTCTTTTAGGGTATAAAAAAACGATAGAGTATTTGAGAAGTATAAAAAAGATAACAATCGGGGATATAAAAAGAGGAGATATTTCATCCACTGCTCAGATGTACGCTAAAGCTCATTTTGAAGGGGAGTTTGAGGTTGATTTTGTAACGCTGAATCCGTATCTTGGTTTTGATTCCTTAACCCCTTACCTTAAATACATTGAAAGTGGAGAAAAAGGAGTCTTCGTACTTCTAAGAACATCGAATCCAGGAGCCAAAGACATACAGTATTTGAAAGTATCTCCAAAAGATGAATATCTTTATTACATTGTGGGAGACAAACTCAATGAAATAGGGGTTAAGTACCGAGGGAGTTGTGGTTATAGTTCAATAGGTGCGGTTGTAGGTGGAACACATATTGAGGAAGCAAAAGAAATTAGAAATAGATACAAAAACATGTTCTTTTTGATTCCTGGATACGGTCATCAAGGGGCTACTGGGAAAGACGTTTCCCTTTATTTAAACAAAGGTAATGGCGGCGTTATCAACTCTTCAAGGGGAATAATTACCGCTTATAAAAATTACAAGGATGGGGACCAAAGGTTTGCAGATTATGCCAGAAAAGCCGTACTTGACATGAGGGAGGATATTCAAAGTGAAAGGGGGGTATAG
- a CDS encoding dihydroorotate dehydrogenase electron transfer subunit, with product MKGGYREVDISSNTEITKDIFELKVQLESNDSLGDPGQFYMLRSWDLDPLLSRPFSICNVEENVVTFLYKIVGRGTNYLSKLKPKDKLKVLGPLGNGFNLNVNGKVALISGGIGIPPMIYLAKKLSTEIDFYAGFTNEVYYMDYVHKYVDKIHITTEDGSTGQKGFITDIFRPEKYDVVFTCGPSPMMKKVVEKCENMIPVFVSMESVMACGMGACLGCSIKAKSGMKRVCKEGPVFEGREVFFDD from the coding sequence GTGAAAGGGGGGTATAGGGAAGTAGATATTTCCTCTAATACTGAAATCACAAAAGATATATTCGAGTTGAAAGTTCAATTAGAATCCAACGACAGTTTGGGTGATCCTGGACAGTTTTATATGCTGCGTAGTTGGGATCTGGATCCTCTTTTGTCTAGACCTTTTAGTATATGCAATGTAGAAGAAAACGTTGTGACTTTCTTGTACAAAATTGTTGGACGAGGAACAAATTACCTATCCAAACTAAAACCAAAAGATAAGTTAAAGGTTTTAGGTCCCTTGGGAAACGGTTTTAATTTGAATGTGAATGGCAAGGTTGCTTTAATTTCCGGTGGTATCGGTATACCTCCAATGATTTATTTGGCAAAAAAGTTGAGTACAGAGATAGATTTTTATGCTGGATTTACAAATGAAGTTTATTATATGGATTACGTACACAAGTATGTGGATAAGATCCATATAACGACTGAAGATGGTTCTACAGGTCAAAAAGGTTTCATAACGGATATATTCAGACCAGAAAAATATGATGTTGTTTTCACTTGCGGTCCTTCTCCCATGATGAAAAAAGTAGTTGAAAAATGCGAAAATATGATTCCTGTTTTTGTCTCTATGGAAAGTGTCATGGCCTGTGGTATGGGAGCATGCTTGGGATGCAGTATAAAGGCAAAATCTGGGATGAAAAGGGTATGTAAAGAGGGACCCGTTTTTGAGGGAAGGGAGGTATTTTTTGATGATTGA
- a CDS encoding ABC transporter ATP-binding protein, with translation MLETIKTQNLTKIFKVKKKKIRAIQDINLSIQNGEIFVLLGPNGAGKTTFLKTISTLILPTYGDAWVNGYNIKKDEYKVRKSIGLSTGFERSFYYRLNGYQNLEFFGTLYGIKSKDLKERINFLLNLFNLEDAKDLKYMKYSTGMKKKLSLARALLHDPDVYIFDEPTSSIDPISANEIRDIILSLKDKNKTIILSTHDMHEAELLADRIGILNKGNMLAVDKKENLKRVLKKEIIKVKIDKGINEDLIAQDGIKEKINLFRKIKDNEFEIEVENSSEVLDQLIEKLKNQDRKILTINVETPSIEEVFINFVRNDKK, from the coding sequence ATTCTGGAAACGATAAAAACACAAAACCTAACGAAGATATTCAAAGTAAAAAAGAAAAAAATAAGAGCCATACAAGATATAAACCTATCCATTCAAAATGGAGAGATATTTGTTTTGCTTGGACCTAATGGTGCAGGGAAAACTACCTTTCTAAAAACCATCTCCACTCTCATACTACCGACATATGGAGATGCTTGGGTTAACGGATACAACATCAAAAAAGATGAGTACAAGGTAAGAAAATCGATAGGGTTATCAACAGGATTTGAAAGATCGTTTTATTACAGATTGAATGGTTATCAAAACCTCGAGTTCTTTGGTACTTTGTACGGTATAAAAAGTAAGGACTTAAAAGAAAGGATAAACTTTTTACTCAATCTGTTCAATTTAGAAGACGCCAAAGATTTAAAGTATATGAAATACTCAACTGGTATGAAGAAAAAACTTTCTTTAGCAAGAGCATTATTACATGATCCTGATGTATACATATTCGATGAGCCAACATCTTCTATCGACCCAATAAGTGCAAATGAGATAAGAGACATAATTCTATCTCTCAAGGATAAAAATAAAACTATTATACTTTCCACACACGATATGCATGAAGCAGAACTTCTTGCCGATAGGATAGGTATATTGAACAAAGGGAATATGCTCGCTGTTGATAAAAAAGAAAACTTAAAAAGAGTATTAAAAAAAGAAATAATAAAAGTGAAAATAGATAAAGGTATCAATGAAGATTTAATCGCACAAGACGGCATCAAAGAAAAGATAAACCTATTTAGAAAGATAAAAGATAACGAATTTGAAATAGAAGTCGAAAATTCTTCAGAAGTACTTGATCAACTGATAGAAAAACTGAAAAACCAAGACAGAAAGATACTTACAATAAATGTTGAAACACCTTCAATAGAAGAAGTATTCATAAACTTTGTAAGGAATGATAAAAAATGA
- a CDS encoding ABC transporter permease → MSFLKKLWIFIKRGFITNFSYRTYAILGIASMLIGVLRFGFMANFLQEGNTFPMLEPYGGDLMAFLITGTMYMSYVSVALDSFRNSIRSEQTMGTLEYLLMSNTPLWQLLIFNGINSFIWTTINVGVIFLFLVLIFDIQMTINIILSLFILILSIICISGIGLMSAGVIMVTKMGDPISWIFSTLSGLVSGVLYPISILPAWLRSFSYFLPPTYALSALRKSLLTGATFADVKNEIIVLIIMSLLTIPLGLLLFRFGFNKARETGSLIEY, encoded by the coding sequence ATGAGTTTTTTAAAAAAATTATGGATATTCATTAAAAGAGGATTCATAACAAACTTCAGTTATAGAACGTACGCAATACTTGGAATAGCAAGTATGCTGATAGGTGTTTTAAGGTTTGGATTCATGGCTAATTTTTTGCAAGAAGGGAACACCTTCCCCATGCTCGAACCATACGGTGGAGACTTAATGGCATTTCTAATAACAGGAACAATGTATATGAGCTATGTCTCAGTTGCATTAGATTCTTTTAGAAATTCTATAAGGTCAGAACAAACAATGGGAACACTTGAATATTTATTGATGAGTAACACACCATTGTGGCAACTGTTAATATTCAATGGAATAAATAGTTTCATATGGACTACAATAAATGTAGGAGTTATTTTTTTGTTTCTGGTTTTGATATTCGATATTCAAATGACAATAAATATAATTTTATCGTTATTCATTTTAATACTTTCAATAATATGTATAAGTGGGATAGGTCTTATGAGTGCAGGAGTAATAATGGTAACAAAGATGGGAGATCCAATAAGTTGGATTTTTAGTACACTGTCTGGCCTTGTTAGTGGGGTACTATACCCAATATCCATATTACCAGCATGGTTGAGGAGTTTTTCATATTTTTTGCCGCCCACATATGCTTTAAGTGCATTGAGAAAGTCCTTACTGACAGGGGCCACCTTTGCTGATGTGAAGAACGAGATAATAGTTTTGATCATCATGAGTTTACTGACGATTCCTTTGGGATTGTTGTTGTTCAGATTCGGTTTCAATAAAGCAAGAGAAACAGGTAGTTTGATAGAGTATTAG
- the sufB gene encoding Fe-S cluster assembly protein SufB — translation MAKNENVNIEDLLVDQSKFDFKNPETYVYKTIPGLNEKVVQEISEQKEEPTWMRDLRLKSLHIFNTWRDPRFGVDVSDLDVSKIVAYIRPRGKTSGSWDDVPAEIKDTFDKLGIPEAEKKALAGVGAQYDSEIVYQNIKKELENLGVIFLNMESAVKEYPDLVKEYFMKAVAPTNHKYAALHGAVWSGGTFLYIPKGVKVPLPLQAYFRMNNPGMGQMEHTIIVADEGSEVAFIEGCSAPYYEITNLHAGMVEIYVKKGARVKYATIQNWSKNTYNLNTKRAIVDEDGIMEWVSGSLGSHKTMIYPSSILKGKGAKTETKAITYAGPNQHMDSGSKVFMFAPYTSANVDARSISIGGGWAFYRGWLKVGENAKGAKASVSCQALMLDNESKSDTVPLIEVYTDDADVGHEARIGRIKEEQIYYLMSRGLSEAEAKAMVVRGFVEPFAKELPLEYAIELNRLINLEVESSIG, via the coding sequence ATGGCTAAAAATGAAAATGTTAACATAGAAGATTTATTGGTAGACCAGAGCAAATTCGATTTTAAAAATCCCGAGACGTATGTTTACAAAACTATTCCGGGTTTAAACGAAAAGGTAGTTCAAGAAATATCCGAACAAAAAGAAGAACCTACCTGGATGAGAGATTTACGTTTAAAATCTTTACATATATTTAACACGTGGAGGGATCCTCGATTCGGGGTTGATGTTTCTGACTTAGATGTAAGTAAAATTGTTGCATACATTAGGCCAAGGGGAAAAACATCCGGATCGTGGGATGACGTCCCTGCGGAAATAAAGGATACTTTCGATAAACTAGGAATTCCAGAGGCAGAGAAAAAGGCATTGGCTGGTGTTGGAGCGCAGTACGACTCGGAAATCGTTTATCAAAACATAAAAAAAGAACTTGAAAATTTGGGAGTAATATTTTTAAATATGGAAAGTGCCGTTAAAGAATACCCGGATTTAGTTAAAGAGTATTTCATGAAGGCAGTAGCTCCTACAAACCACAAATATGCTGCTTTACATGGTGCCGTATGGAGTGGAGGAACATTTTTATACATTCCAAAAGGTGTAAAGGTTCCATTGCCACTTCAAGCCTATTTTAGGATGAATAACCCGGGAATGGGGCAAATGGAGCATACGATAATCGTTGCCGATGAAGGTAGCGAGGTGGCATTCATAGAAGGTTGTTCTGCTCCTTATTATGAAATAACAAACCTCCATGCAGGGATGGTAGAAATATATGTAAAAAAAGGCGCCAGGGTAAAATATGCAACGATTCAGAATTGGAGCAAAAATACATACAATTTGAATACAAAAAGAGCAATAGTTGATGAAGATGGTATAATGGAGTGGGTATCAGGCTCTTTGGGTAGTCATAAAACGATGATATACCCATCTTCAATACTCAAAGGCAAAGGAGCGAAAACGGAAACTAAGGCGATCACTTATGCCGGGCCAAACCAACACATGGATTCAGGATCAAAAGTTTTCATGTTCGCGCCATATACCAGTGCAAATGTCGATGCTCGAAGTATAAGTATCGGTGGTGGTTGGGCTTTTTACAGAGGATGGTTGAAAGTAGGAGAAAACGCCAAAGGTGCAAAAGCTTCAGTATCTTGTCAAGCATTGATGCTTGATAATGAATCTAAAAGTGATACGGTGCCTCTTATTGAGGTTTACACTGATGATGCAGATGTTGGACATGAAGCTCGCATAGGTAGAATCAAAGAAGAGCAGATTTACTATTTGATGAGTAGAGGGTTAAGTGAAGCTGAGGCTAAAGCCATGGTGGTTAGAGGTTTTGTAGAGCCTTTTGCAAAAGAGCTTCCATTAGAGTACGCTATTGAATTGAACAGATTAATTAATTTAGAAGTAGAATCAAGCATAGGATAA
- a CDS encoding dihydroorotase, protein MNVLIKNCRIVDEEKDLFGDLYIKDGKIDNYGRSLNYDTYTIDAQGLIVMPAFVDMHAHFRDPGYTYKEDLHSGSLAALKGGYTCVNLMGNTNPICSDMEVVKYVLNKAKELNLIDIHQTVSITKNFDGKSLEHLDYIDNNVKFISDDGKGVQSNLTMYLAMIKAKEKGLTIIAHEEDNEIVTIDTRLSENLMTFRDIYLAKLTGAWLHLAHVSTKEAIEGIRKAKREIQNLTCEVTPHHLALYNYDYKVNPPIREKEDVLEIINGIKDGTVDIIATDHAPHSTQDKEKGAPGISGLETAFPVCYTKLVKSEEISLNRLSQLMSSKPAQMLGVKKGKIQTGYDGDVVIVDLEKKVKINKDEFLSKGKNTPFDGMEFYGEVIATIRKGEIKYKKGSVKFDNR, encoded by the coding sequence ATAAATGTTTTGATTAAAAATTGTAGGATCGTGGATGAAGAGAAAGATTTATTCGGGGATTTGTACATTAAAGATGGGAAGATAGATAATTATGGGAGAAGTTTGAATTACGATACATATACTATAGATGCACAAGGTTTGATTGTTATGCCTGCTTTTGTAGATATGCATGCGCACTTCAGAGATCCTGGTTATACTTATAAAGAGGATTTACATTCTGGAAGTTTAGCTGCGTTGAAAGGCGGATACACATGTGTGAATCTAATGGGTAATACCAATCCTATATGCAGTGATATGGAAGTTGTTAAGTATGTGTTGAACAAAGCTAAGGAGTTAAATTTAATCGATATTCACCAAACGGTTTCTATCACAAAGAACTTTGATGGAAAATCTTTAGAACATTTGGATTATATAGATAATAATGTGAAATTCATATCCGATGATGGAAAAGGTGTTCAGTCAAATTTGACTATGTATTTAGCGATGATAAAGGCAAAAGAGAAAGGTTTAACTATCATAGCACATGAAGAAGACAATGAAATAGTAACGATAGATACGAGACTTTCCGAAAACCTGATGACTTTTAGAGATATATACCTTGCGAAATTGACAGGTGCTTGGCTTCATTTAGCCCACGTAAGCACGAAAGAGGCAATAGAAGGTATAAGAAAGGCAAAAAGAGAGATACAAAATCTTACCTGCGAAGTTACCCCCCACCATTTAGCCTTATACAATTACGATTACAAAGTTAATCCTCCAATAAGAGAAAAAGAAGATGTTTTGGAAATAATCAATGGAATAAAGGATGGAACTGTAGATATTATAGCAACTGATCATGCCCCTCATTCAACGCAAGACAAAGAAAAAGGAGCACCTGGTATCTCGGGGTTAGAAACTGCTTTCCCCGTTTGTTATACGAAGTTGGTAAAAAGTGAAGAAATTTCACTGAATCGCTTATCTCAACTTATGTCTTCAAAACCAGCACAAATGTTAGGGGTTAAAAAAGGAAAAATACAAACAGGATACGATGGAGATGTAGTTATTGTAGATTTAGAAAAAAAGGTTAAAATCAACAAAGACGAATTTTTATCCAAAGGCAAAAATACACCTTTTGATGGGATGGAATTTTATGGAGAAGTTATAGCAACAATTAGAAAGGGAGAGATCAAATATAAAAAGGGGAGTGTCAAATTTGATAATAGATAG
- a CDS encoding 2-oxoisovalerate dehydrogenase E1 subunit beta, with protein sequence MKVKEIIFIVEEDPESGYNARALGESIFTEGSSLDELKENIKDAIKCHFDKEEDIPDIIRLHILKEETFKYAESSKS encoded by the coding sequence ATGAAAGTCAAAGAAATAATATTTATAGTAGAAGAAGATCCAGAAAGCGGATATAACGCAAGGGCTTTGGGAGAATCAATCTTTACAGAAGGATCTTCCTTGGATGAGCTTAAAGAAAATATTAAAGATGCTATAAAATGTCACTTTGATAAAGAAGAAGATATTCCTGATATTATAAGATTGCATATTTTGAAAGAAGAGACATTCAAATATGCCGAAAGTTCCAAATCATAA
- the sufC gene encoding Fe-S cluster assembly ATPase SufC, with product MSALLEIQDLRAKVRDEDVEILKGVNLTINKGEIHALMGPNGSGKSTLAHVIMGNPKYQVTSGDILFEGQSIIDLSTDERAKLGLFMSFQTPEEVEGIKMRQFLINSFRNIHKEDKITLLELNKVISQLSQNLDLNGEFLERYINTGFSGGEKKKSEILQMGFLKPKLSILDEIDSGLDIDALRIVAENINRVKTGNMGVLLITHYQRILNFVVPDYVHIYIDGKIVKTGSEELAKEIEENGYSTLEQEMGITISEE from the coding sequence ATGTCAGCTCTTTTAGAAATACAGGATTTAAGGGCAAAAGTCAGAGATGAAGATGTTGAAATATTAAAAGGTGTTAACTTAACTATAAATAAGGGTGAGATACATGCATTAATGGGGCCAAATGGGTCTGGAAAATCTACATTAGCCCATGTTATCATGGGAAATCCAAAGTATCAAGTTACTTCAGGAGATATCTTATTCGAAGGGCAATCTATTATAGATCTTTCTACAGATGAAAGGGCTAAATTAGGTTTGTTTATGTCTTTTCAAACTCCTGAAGAGGTTGAAGGAATAAAGATGAGACAATTCTTGATTAATTCCTTCAGAAACATCCATAAAGAGGATAAAATTACACTATTGGAATTAAATAAAGTAATATCCCAGTTATCCCAAAATTTAGATCTCAACGGAGAATTTCTGGAGAGATATATTAATACTGGGTTTTCTGGTGGTGAAAAGAAAAAAAGTGAAATACTTCAAATGGGTTTTCTTAAACCAAAATTGAGTATATTGGATGAGATAGATTCCGGTTTAGATATTGATGCTCTGAGGATAGTTGCAGAAAACATCAACAGAGTAAAAACTGGTAATATGGGAGTATTACTCATTACACACTATCAAAGAATCTTGAACTTTGTTGTTCCTGATTACGTACATATATATATAGACGGGAAAATAGTTAAAACAGGATCAGAAGAATTAGCTAAAGAGATAGAGGAAAACGGTTACTCAACGTTGGAGCAAGAAATGGGAATAACTATTTCTGAGGAGTGA